The sequence TCGGGGCCGGGTCGAAGAGCGAACCCCGACAGCTCAACCACTTCATCCACGAGGCGGACGTGCTGTTCGGCATCGGCTGTAGCTTCACCAAGACGGCGTACGGCATCACGCCGCCGACGGAGGACAACACCCTCATCCACTCGACGAACGACCCCGGCGACGTCGACAAGGATTACAAGTCCGACCTCGCCGTCATCGGCGACGCCAAACTCACGCTCGAGGCCCTCATCGACGAAATCGAGGGGCGCATCGACGACCGCGACTTCGGCCGGTACGACGACGTGACCACCGAAATCGCGGCGATCGAAGCGGAGTGGCTCGACGACTGGGACGACGTGCTCACGTCGGACGAGACGCCCATCAACCCCTATCGGGTCGTCCACGAACTCGATCAGACCCTCGACAAGGACGAAGTCGTCGCCACGGCCGACGCCGGCAACGCGCGTGACTTCATGGCCCCCTTCTTCAACGTGACCGAGCCGCTCTCCTATCTGGGCTGGGGCAAGACGACGCAGCTCGGCTACGGTCTCGGTCTCATGATGGGCGCGAAACTCTCCAAGCCCGAGAAGACCTGCGTCCACGTCATGGGCGACGGCGCCATCGGCATGGTCGGCATGGACTTCGAGACGGCCGTCCGCGAGGACATCCCCGTCCTCGAAATCGTGCTGAACAACTTCGAGATGGCGAGCTACGACACGCCGTTCTCGGGTCACTACGCCGACTTCGCCGAGTCGATGGGCGGCTACGGCGAACGCGTCGAGGACCCCGAGGAAGTCGGGCCTGCCATCGAACGCGCCGTCGAGAAGACCAAGGAAGGAACGCCGGTGCTGCTGGAGTTCATCACCGCCAAGTACACCGAGCTGTCCCGCCCCGACCTCGAAGAGTAACGATCCGTCGGGCCGCCGCTGTTTCGGGTACGGAATAACCTATTTGGGTTACAAACACTGTCTGTCGATACTGTTTGCAGTTACATTTACGTGACTGGCGGTCGTCTCGCCGACCATGTGTCCGAGCGTCGGCCGGCCACGCCAGGCGCGCTCCCGCGCCCTCGTGAAGACGCTCTGTTACCGCGTGCTGATGGTGGTCGTCACCGTCGTCGTGGCGTGGTTCGTCGTCGGCGACGTGGGCGAGGCCGCGAGCATCGGCCTCGTCGCCAACGTCGCCAAGACGGGCACGTACTACGCCTACGAACGGCTCTGGGACCGGATCGGATGGGGCCTTCCGGGGGCGTAGCGTGGGAAACGCTAACAGGCATCGAGCGCGTATGACGACCGATGGCCTTCGAACTGGGCTTTCTCGTCGGATCGCTCGCGCTCCTCGGCCTCGTCATCTACGCCACCCGGATCCGTGGGCCGTCGCTCCCACACGAGCAGGTGGCGGAGGGCGCAACAGGCAGAGGCGCCGAGAGCGACCCCGTCGAACACGCGGTCGAAACGGACGACCGGTGTGAACTCTGCGGCGAAAACCCCGCCACCCGGTCGGTCAACGACCTCGACGTCTGTGC comes from Haloplanus sp. XH21 and encodes:
- a CDS encoding DUF2061 domain-containing protein, giving the protein MCPSVGRPRQARSRALVKTLCYRVLMVVVTVVVAWFVVGDVGEAASIGLVANVAKTGTYYAYERLWDRIGWGLPGA
- a CDS encoding thiamine pyrophosphate-requiring protein, whose product is MNVTDAIAEILAEEGVEHLIGFPSNPLFDENAAEDAGIRSIVVRQERTGAHMLDGIARITSGDQVEAFACQHGPGTENSVGGIAQAYAESAPIVALPAGYSRAKTNTDPKFSSLINYQHVTKTTEQLTDPDAVEETIRRAFQSARNGRQRPGLVEIPKDVFQQEVGDIDYETTSSTRTAPDPEAVEAAADALLDADLPVINAGQGVHYAKAWEPLKELAELLEAPVATTLNGKSAFPEDHPLSLGAGSKSEPRQLNHFIHEADVLFGIGCSFTKTAYGITPPTEDNTLIHSTNDPGDVDKDYKSDLAVIGDAKLTLEALIDEIEGRIDDRDFGRYDDVTTEIAAIEAEWLDDWDDVLTSDETPINPYRVVHELDQTLDKDEVVATADAGNARDFMAPFFNVTEPLSYLGWGKTTQLGYGLGLMMGAKLSKPEKTCVHVMGDGAIGMVGMDFETAVREDIPVLEIVLNNFEMASYDTPFSGHYADFAESMGGYGERVEDPEEVGPAIERAVEKTKEGTPVLLEFITAKYTELSRPDLEE